One window of the Sulfurospirillum arsenophilum NBRC 109478 genome contains the following:
- a CDS encoding SRPBCC family protein: MKHYILFYSCLIEASVEEVCAFHTDTQNLPLITPPSIDVKIVSQGNNTVVLDIKKFGITTRWEMALEINCPQSIVDVMIKGPFASFRHERHFRAEGENCTRMEETITLAPPIFFFQSLIFKFIKKDMDAMFAYRHQMTQAHFRFENEAKKL; encoded by the coding sequence ATGAAACACTACATCCTCTTCTACAGCTGTCTTATAGAAGCTTCTGTGGAAGAGGTGTGTGCCTTTCATACCGACACACAGAACCTTCCACTTATTACGCCACCTTCTATTGATGTAAAGATCGTTTCACAGGGCAATAATACTGTCGTGCTCGACATCAAAAAGTTTGGGATTACGACACGTTGGGAAATGGCACTGGAAATTAACTGCCCTCAAAGCATTGTCGATGTGATGATCAAAGGTCCTTTTGCCTCTTTTCGGCATGAAAGACACTTTAGAGCGGAAGGTGAAAATTGCACACGCATGGAAGAGACGATCACCCTAGCACCACCGATTTTCTTCTTTCAATCCCTCATTTTTAAATTCATCAAAAAAGATATGGACGCAATGTTTGCCTACCGTCATCAGATGACACAAGCGCATTTTCGTTTTGAGAATGAAGCTAAAAAGCTCTAA
- a CDS encoding DUF2798 domain-containing protein, with amino-acid sequence MISKKYEFITFAFFMSLFMTLLMSFVITLINMGFSEAFFFQWFGAFWRAYVVAFPAVLTVVPIVRKLVKKLVAEH; translated from the coding sequence TTGATTTCAAAGAAGTATGAGTTTATAACGTTTGCCTTTTTTATGTCGTTGTTTATGACATTGTTGATGTCGTTTGTCATCACGCTCATCAATATGGGCTTTAGTGAAGCCTTTTTCTTCCAGTGGTTCGGTGCATTTTGGCGTGCCTATGTTGTTGCTTTTCCAGCAGTGTTAACGGTTGTACCAATCGTTCGAAAACTCGTGAAAAAGTTGGTTGCAGAACATTAA
- a CDS encoding c-type cytochrome: protein MTKFLLLCLSAFYLYAASSSETLFNGNCVTCHTPSDAAAAPTSVEMQKTYKKAFATKEKFVEFMATWVGKPDAKTALMPEAVTKYGVMPELGLDQATLKEIASFLYDAPLGK, encoded by the coding sequence ATGACAAAATTTTTACTACTTTGCCTTTCAGCCTTTTATCTTTACGCTGCGTCTTCGAGTGAGACGCTCTTTAACGGTAACTGTGTTACGTGTCACACACCCAGCGATGCAGCCGCGGCACCAACGTCAGTAGAGATGCAAAAGACCTACAAAAAAGCTTTTGCGACCAAAGAGAAGTTTGTGGAGTTTATGGCAACGTGGGTGGGAAAACCAGACGCTAAAACAGCACTTATGCCTGAAGCCGTTACAAAGTATGGGGTGATGCCTGAACTTGGTTTGGATCAAGCAACGCTTAAAGAGATCGCTTCGTTCCTCTACGATGCGCCACTGGGCAAATGA
- a CDS encoding mechanosensitive ion channel family protein — MDKELQTLQKFYTVVIEFLTHYSFQLLGALIIVIIGWFAAKYVYALLMRLFERNHFDSTLAKFVASVVKMLVFAAMIVIALGKIGISIAPFVAAIGAVSLTAGLALQGSVSNYAAGVLLIISRPFKVGDTLSISGFYGVVEEIKLSYTVLRNEDEELITIPNKKMIGDVLVNSFDVRVVESGIGVAYEEDPAKAIALIKEVLSSFKDVSKEHKPVVGIAKFGDSSIELGLRYWVPTKSYFKTQYDVNLALYTALHVNNISIPYPQREVRILGEKFDFKEV; from the coding sequence ATGGACAAAGAACTGCAAACGCTTCAGAAGTTTTACACGGTTGTAATTGAGTTTTTGACCCATTACAGTTTTCAGCTTTTGGGTGCGCTTATTATCGTTATTATTGGGTGGTTTGCGGCGAAGTATGTGTATGCGCTTTTGATGCGTCTGTTTGAGCGCAATCATTTTGACAGTACGCTTGCTAAGTTTGTCGCAAGTGTTGTTAAAATGCTTGTTTTTGCCGCGATGATCGTTATAGCACTTGGGAAAATTGGCATTTCCATCGCTCCGTTTGTTGCCGCCATCGGTGCGGTTTCTCTGACGGCTGGTTTGGCACTTCAAGGCAGTGTTTCCAACTACGCCGCGGGTGTTTTGCTCATCATCTCTCGCCCGTTTAAAGTCGGCGATACACTTTCCATTAGCGGTTTTTACGGGGTGGTGGAAGAGATAAAACTCTCCTACACCGTACTTCGCAATGAAGATGAAGAGCTCATCACCATTCCCAATAAAAAGATGATCGGTGACGTGCTGGTAAACTCGTTTGATGTGCGTGTTGTGGAGTCTGGCATTGGTGTGGCGTATGAGGAAGACCCCGCTAAGGCGATAGCGCTCATCAAAGAGGTGTTATCGAGTTTTAAAGACGTTTCCAAAGAGCATAAACCCGTTGTGGGTATCGCAAAATTTGGAGATAGTTCCATCGAGCTTGGGCTTCGCTATTGGGTTCCAACCAAGAGCTATTTTAAGACACAGTATGATGTAAATTTAGCGCTTTACACTGCTTTACATGTAAACAATATTAGCATTCCGTATCCTCAAAGAGAAGTGCGCATTTTAGGAGAGAAGTTTGATTTCAAAGAAGTATGA
- a CDS encoding RMD1 family protein — protein sequence MATSYSLVSISLPTPFAKHEIETLLDCSFKKGIEKAFFMQYRDTFLVYTQFNVLTFINWEKEAIHKALLKLGINNADSFEQHTIFQDYPILIEPDLEVTCKVSNEQIILKEPLSLYLIIIALVISQSVGLEKYEQDLDVHFAKSQQLLDLTQSYSLLKRSKLIEFARNLTAIQHGMVSDLFLLDKPNILWDNEEAEKLYNRLSSILELKDRFEIVEHKLTNLKDDISMALDMFNHKHSEFLEWIIIGLIGFEIVMGLIEFFKH from the coding sequence ATGGCTACATCCTATTCTCTGGTTTCCATCTCTCTTCCTACTCCCTTTGCCAAACATGAGATCGAAACACTGCTGGATTGCTCGTTTAAAAAAGGAATTGAGAAAGCATTTTTTATGCAATACCGAGATACGTTTTTAGTCTACACTCAGTTCAATGTCCTCACCTTCATCAACTGGGAAAAAGAAGCTATCCACAAAGCACTCTTGAAACTGGGAATTAATAATGCTGACTCTTTTGAACAACACACCATTTTTCAAGACTACCCTATTCTCATTGAGCCTGATTTAGAAGTTACATGTAAAGTGAGCAATGAGCAGATCATCCTCAAAGAACCTCTTTCGCTTTACCTCATCATCATCGCACTGGTGATCTCGCAAAGCGTGGGGTTGGAAAAGTATGAGCAAGACTTAGACGTACATTTTGCCAAAAGCCAACAACTGCTTGATTTGACGCAAAGTTATTCACTGCTCAAACGCTCTAAACTTATCGAATTTGCACGTAATTTAACCGCCATTCAGCATGGTATGGTGAGTGATCTGTTTTTACTGGATAAACCGAACATTTTGTGGGACAACGAAGAAGCAGAGAAACTCTATAATAGACTTTCATCCATCCTAGAACTCAAAGATCGCTTCGAGATTGTCGAGCATAAACTCACCAACCTCAAAGATGACATCAGTATGGCGCTGGATATGTTCAACCACAAGCACAGCGAATTTCTAGAGTGGATCATCATCGGTCTCATTGGCTTTGAAATCGTAATGGGACTCATCGAATTTTTTAAACATTAA
- a CDS encoding cupin domain-containing protein has translation MKKLLCFFLLCMSYGFAAGNVESVTLAKSDKSWDGSAMPSYPKETPEISVLKIIIPAHMELPLHKHPIINAGYMVKGSLKVVTDENKVLQLKAGDALIEVVDKWHYGVNEGDEPVEIVVFYAGTKESAYSIKK, from the coding sequence ATGAAAAAATTACTGTGCTTTTTTCTTCTTTGTATGAGCTATGGTTTTGCAGCTGGAAACGTTGAGTCCGTAACCCTTGCCAAGTCAGACAAGAGTTGGGATGGCTCGGCAATGCCCTCATACCCCAAAGAGACGCCTGAGATTTCGGTTTTGAAGATCATCATTCCTGCTCACATGGAGCTTCCACTTCATAAGCATCCTATCATCAATGCGGGGTACATGGTCAAGGGCTCACTCAAAGTGGTGACCGATGAGAACAAAGTGCTACAGCTCAAAGCGGGCGATGCGCTCATTGAAGTGGTGGACAAGTGGCATTATGGTGTGAATGAGGGCGATGAGCCCGTCGAAATTGTCGTTTTTTATGCGGGGACAAAAGAGAGTGCGTATTCGATTAAAAAATAA